A section of the Pygocentrus nattereri isolate fPygNat1 chromosome 18, fPygNat1.pri, whole genome shotgun sequence genome encodes:
- the plppr1 gene encoding phospholipid phosphatase-related protein type 1, producing MASDNTQRSYSIIPCFIFVELVIMAGTVLLAYYFECTDTFGIHIQGFFCNDADLMKPYPGVEENSFIPPLVLYCVVAAVPTAVIFIGEISMYVMKSTREALIAQEKTIVTGECCYLNPLIRRIIRFIGVFAFGLFATDIFVNAGQVVTGNLAPYFLTVCKPNYTGMECRFNHQFISHGNICTGNQVVVERARRSFPSKDASLSVYSAVYVTMYITSTIKTKSSRLAKPVLCLGTLCAAFLTGLNRVSEYRNHCSDVIAGFILGSSVALFLGLCVVNNFKGAHSAPAKQKTEDYRGLPLMTFPRVESPLETLSAQNHSASMTEVT from the exons TTGGTTATCATGGCTGGCACGGTGCTGCTGGCTTATTACTTTGAGTGCACTGACACCTTCGGGATCCACATCCAGGGCTTCTTCTGCAACGATGCTGACCTGATGAAGCCGTATCCTGGGGTCGAAGAGAACAGCTTCATCCCTCCACTTGTGCTTTATTGTGTGGTGGCTGCGGTTCCCACTGCTGTT ATCTTCATTGGGGAAATCTCCATGTACGTAATGAAGTCTACTAGAGAGGCTCTCATTGCCCAAGAGAAGACCATTGTTACTGGGGAATGCTGCTACCTGAATCCACTCATTCGCAGGATCATCAGGTTTATCG GTGTCTTCGCGTTTGGCTTGTTTGCGACAGACATCTTTGTGAATGCTGGTCAGGTGGTGACGGGCAATCTGGCACCCTACTTCCTCACCGTCTGCAAGCCAAATTACACAGGCATGGAATGCCGCTTCAACCACCAGTTCATCTCCCATGGCAACATCTGCACAGGGAACCAGGTGGTGGTGGAGAGAGCCAGGAGATCCTTCCCTTCCAAAGACGCGTCACTCAGTGTCTACTCTGCAGTCTATGTCACT ATGTACATCACGAGCACCATCAAGACGAAGAGCAGCCGCTTGGCTAAGCCCGTGCTGTGTTTGGGGACCCTGTGTGCAGCTTTCCTCACCGGCCTCAACCGTGTGTCAGAGTACCGCAACCACTGCTCAGACGTCATTGCCGGCTTCATCCTGGGAAGCTCTGTGGCTCTCTTTCTG GGTCTGTGTGTGGTGAACAACTTCAAAGGGGCTCACTCGGCTCCTGCCAAACAGAAGACGGAGGATTACCGTGGCCTCCCGCTCATGACGTTTCCCCGTGTGGAGAGCCCTCTCGAGACCCTGAGCGCACAG AACCATTCGGCGTCAATGACTGAAGTCACTTGA